Proteins co-encoded in one Candidatus Thiodictyon syntrophicum genomic window:
- a CDS encoding UvrD-helicase domain-containing protein, whose translation MAKGGLLHQGPQQSAFIRYKVANPSTKLLEQVCTVERAMLAALREEAPDADDRAWYPLSIRRLNQRLRDQGVDSNPGLLCDLLGSLARDGRGLAGARGSLEVRQRERDHYLVRLHRDWSTLDGLAQRRQGIAAVLLQALIARIPPQAPAGAEVLVGFGLDELTAALQGDLTLAGNLPDPLAAVERGLLFLHDHGVIALQGGVGVFRQAMTIRVLPEAKGRPYSKGHYAPLAQHYGERVFQIHVMDVYARLGMEKIAQAIGLVVAYFTLERPAFVRRYFPDRQEVVERATTAESFRRIVEALDNPEQIAIVAAEPETNRLVLAGPGSGKTRVIVHRCAYLLRVLRVEPRAILILCSRTRGA comes from the coding sequence ATGGCCAAGGGCGGCCTGCTGCACCAGGGGCCCCAACAGAGTGCCTTCATCCGCTACAAGGTCGCCAACCCCTCGACCAAGCTGCTGGAGCAGGTCTGCACCGTGGAGCGGGCCATGCTCGCCGCCCTGCGCGAGGAGGCCCCGGACGCGGACGACCGCGCCTGGTATCCGCTCTCGATCCGGCGGCTCAACCAGCGCCTGCGCGACCAGGGGGTGGACAGCAATCCGGGACTGCTGTGCGACCTGCTGGGCAGCCTGGCCCGCGACGGGCGCGGGCTGGCCGGGGCGCGGGGGAGCCTGGAAGTGCGCCAGCGCGAGCGCGACCACTATCTGGTGCGCCTGCACCGCGACTGGTCGACCCTGGATGGGCTCGCCCAGCGGCGCCAGGGGATCGCCGCCGTGCTGCTCCAGGCGCTCATCGCCAGGATTCCGCCGCAGGCCCCGGCGGGCGCCGAGGTCCTGGTCGGCTTCGGGCTCGACGAACTCACGGCGGCCCTGCAAGGCGACCTGACCCTGGCCGGCAATCTGCCCGATCCCCTGGCGGCGGTGGAGCGGGGGCTCCTGTTCCTGCACGACCACGGGGTTATCGCCCTGCAGGGCGGCGTGGGGGTGTTCCGCCAGGCCATGACCATCCGTGTCCTGCCGGAGGCCAAGGGCAGGCCGTACAGCAAGGGTCACTATGCACCGCTCGCCCAGCACTATGGGGAGCGGGTCTTTCAGATCCATGTGATGGACGTCTATGCCCGTCTGGGGATGGAGAAGATCGCCCAGGCGATCGGGCTGGTCGTCGCCTATTTCACCCTGGAGCGCCCGGCCTTCGTGCGCCGCTATTTTCCCGACCGGCAGGAGGTCGTGGAGCGGGCGACTACCGCGGAGTCCTTCCGGCGCATCGTCGAGGCCCTGGACAACCCGGAACAGATCGCCATCGTGGCCGCGGAGCCGGAGACCAACCGCCTGGTCCTGGCCGGCCCCGGCTCCG
- a CDS encoding DEAD/DEAH box helicase, whose product MDPRLNDFLSRALLLDLETGPNGALHKIGAVRDGATFLRQGRFDERAALADLDHFAAGAELVLGHNLLGHDLHCLRARQPALALLQRRVVDTLFLSPLAFPENPYHRLVKDYKLVRDTVADPVADCRLAAQVFREQWAEFARRALGGEAGLLAIYRFCFRGASGLESAATGGTGVSLVFAALGVDLPDVPGVLNLLRGCWEGRVCKGAAQTQALRYLSDPQLRPALAYASAWLQVAEGRSVLPPWVKHRFPATTALLHALRDLPCAAPDCPWCRTTHDPLGQLRRWFGLDQFRPEPKDSDGGSLQGAICAHGMTEGSHLAILPTGGGKSLCFQLPALVRYLRRGQLTVVISPLQALMKDQVDNLVRKTGTIQAAALYGLLTAPERGEVLERVRLGEIAILYVSPEQLRNVSFRRVLESREIGCWVFDEAHCLSKWGHDFRPDYLYAARFIHWRTMSRRPGAPGATGRRPAACCCTTSRTPRGSSGWRPVPNSRAPTSPRSCAACAGRAATRTTVWS is encoded by the coding sequence TCGCCGATCTGGACCACTTCGCCGCCGGTGCCGAGCTGGTCCTGGGCCACAATCTGCTGGGTCATGACCTGCACTGCCTGCGCGCCCGGCAACCGGCCCTGGCGCTGCTCCAGCGGCGGGTGGTCGACACCCTCTTTCTGTCCCCCCTGGCCTTCCCGGAAAATCCCTATCATCGCCTGGTGAAGGACTACAAGCTGGTGCGCGATACGGTGGCGGACCCGGTGGCGGATTGCCGCCTGGCGGCGCAGGTGTTCCGGGAGCAGTGGGCGGAATTCGCCCGCCGCGCCCTGGGCGGGGAGGCGGGGCTGCTCGCCATCTATCGCTTCTGTTTCCGCGGGGCCTCGGGGCTGGAGTCGGCGGCCACCGGGGGCACGGGCGTCTCGCTGGTGTTCGCCGCACTCGGGGTGGACCTGCCGGACGTGCCCGGGGTCCTCAACCTGCTGCGCGGGTGCTGGGAGGGACGGGTCTGCAAGGGCGCGGCCCAGACCCAGGCCCTGCGTTACCTGAGCGACCCGCAGTTGCGTCCGGCCCTGGCCTATGCGAGCGCCTGGCTCCAGGTGGCGGAGGGCCGCTCGGTGCTGCCGCCCTGGGTCAAACACCGGTTTCCCGCGACCACGGCCCTGCTGCACGCACTGCGCGACCTGCCCTGCGCCGCGCCGGATTGTCCGTGGTGCCGGACCACCCATGACCCCCTGGGCCAGCTCAGGCGCTGGTTCGGCCTGGACCAGTTCCGCCCGGAGCCCAAGGACAGCGACGGCGGCAGCCTCCAAGGTGCCATCTGCGCCCACGGCATGACGGAGGGCTCGCATCTCGCCATCCTGCCCACCGGAGGCGGCAAGTCGCTGTGCTTCCAGTTGCCCGCCCTGGTCCGCTACCTGCGCCGCGGCCAACTCACCGTCGTCATCTCCCCGCTCCAGGCACTGATGAAGGACCAGGTGGACAACCTGGTGCGCAAGACCGGAACCATCCAGGCCGCCGCCCTCTATGGGTTGCTGACGGCACCCGAGCGCGGCGAGGTGCTGGAGCGGGTCCGCCTGGGCGAGATCGCCATCCTCTATGTGTCGCCGGAGCAGTTACGCAACGTCTCCTTCCGGCGCGTGCTGGAGTCCCGTGAGATCGGCTGCTGGGTCTTCGACGAGGCGCACTGTCTGTCCAAGTGGGGCCACGACTTCCGGCCCGATTATCTCTATGCCGCCCGCTTCATCCACTGGAGAACTATGTCCAGGAGGCCGGGCGCGCCGGGCGCGACCGGGCGCCGGCCCGCTGCGTGCTGTTGTACGACGAGCAGGACACCGAGGGGCAGTTCCGGCTGGCGGCCGGTTCCCAACTCTCGCGCGCCGACATCGCCGAGATCCTGCGCGGCCTGCGCCGGGCGCGCCGCGACCAGGACGACTGTGTGGTCCTGA